A genome region from Pseudodesulfovibrio alkaliphilus includes the following:
- a CDS encoding flagellar basal body rod C-terminal domain-containing protein, whose product MSDISLSALSALSTVQQVSANNIANVNTEGFRASSVTLESGPGDQGVRVSAIRESSAPAPFIGGVEGANTDIATEMVDMITTGHAFSANTAVVRASEEMTGHLLNMIV is encoded by the coding sequence ATGTCCGACATCAGCCTTTCCGCGCTCTCGGCGCTCTCAACGGTCCAGCAGGTCTCGGCCAACAACATCGCCAACGTCAACACCGAGGGCTTCAGGGCCAGTTCGGTGACGCTCGAATCCGGTCCCGGGGACCAGGGTGTCCGCGTTTCGGCCATTCGCGAGAGTTCCGCGCCCGCGCCCTTCATCGGCGGAGTGGAGGGGGCCAACACCGACATCGCCACCGAGATGGTGGACATGATCACCACGGGCCACGCCTTTTCGGCTAATACGGCGGTGGTCCGCGCCTCCGAGGAGATGACCGGCCAT